In a genomic window of Nyctibius grandis isolate bNycGra1 chromosome 4, bNycGra1.pri, whole genome shotgun sequence:
- the SSTR1 gene encoding somatostatin receptor type 1, protein MLPNGTCTRLPGGAGSGSGGSGAGSASAEAAGMDSGGRNSSGAPNSTLSESQGSAILISFIYSVVCLVGLCGNSMVIYVILRYAKMKTATNIYILNLAIADELLMLSVPFLVTSTLLHHWPFGSLLCRLVLSVDAINMFTSIYCLTVLSVDRYIAVVHPIKAARYRRPTVAKMVNLGVWVLSILIILPIIIFSNTAANSDGTVACNMLMPEPTQRWLVVFVVYTFLMGFLLPVVAICLCYILIIAKMRMVALKAGWQQRKRSERKITLMVMMVVMVFVICWMPFYIVQLVNVFVEQDDATISQLSVILGYANSCANPILYGFLSDNFKRSFQRLLCLSWMDNAVEEPIDYYATALKSRAYSVEDFPPDNLESGSMYRNGTCTSRITTL, encoded by the coding sequence ATGCTCCCCAATGGCACCTGCACCAGGCTTCCGGGCGGTgcaggcagcggcagcggcggcagcggagCCGGCAGCGCCTcggcggaggcggcgggcaTGGACTCGGGCGGCAGGAACTCCTCTGGAGCCCCGAACAGCACCCTGAGTGAGTCTCAAGGCAGCGCCATCCTCATCTCTTTCATCTACTCCGTGGTATGCCTGGTGGGGCTGTGCGGCAACTCCATGGTCATCTACGTGATCCTACGCTATGCCAAGATGAAGACGGCCACCAACATCTACATCCTCAACTTGGCCATCGCGGATGAGCTGCTGATGCTCAGCGTCCCCTTTCTGGTCACCTCCACCCTGCTGCACCACTGGCCCTTTGGCTCACTGCTCTGCCGCCTGGTGCTCAGCGTGGATGCCATCAACATGTTCACCAGCATCTACTGCCTGACTGTGCTCAGTGTGGACCGCTACATTGCTGTGGTGCACCCCATCAAGGCAGCTAGGTACCGCAGGCCCACTGTGGCTAAGATGGTCAATCTGGGTGTCTGGGTGCTTTCCATCCTCATCATCCTGCCCATCATCATCTTCTCCAACACAGCAGCCAACAGTGACGGAACGGTAGCTTGCAACATGCTCATGCCAGAGCCCACCCAGAGGTGGCTGGTGGTCTTTGTGGTCTATACCTTTCTGATGGGCTTCTTGCTGCCTGTGGTGGCTATCTGCCTCTGCTACATCCTCATCATTGCCAAGATGCGCATGGTGGCCTTGAAGGCTGGCTGGCAGCAACGCAAACGCTCAGAGCGCAAGATCACCCTCATGGTCATGATGGTAGTGATGGTCTTTGTCATCTGCTGGATGCCCTTCTACATTGTGCAGCTGGTCAATGTCTTCGTAGAACAGGATGATGCCACCATCAGCCAGCTCTCCGTCATCTTGGGCTACGCCAACAGCTGTGCCAACCCCATCCTCTATGGCTTTCTCTCAGACAACTTCAAGCGGTCCTTCCAGCGGCTGCTCTGCCTCAGTTGGATGGACAATGCTGTAGAGGAACCCATAGACTACTATGCCACTGCCCTCAAGAGCAGGGCATACAGCGTGGAGGACTTTCCCCCAGACAACCTGGAGTCAGGGAGCATGTACAGGAATGGCACTTGCACCTCCAGGATTACCACCCTCTGA
- the CLEC14A gene encoding LOW QUALITY PROTEIN: C-type lectin domain family 14 member A (The sequence of the model RefSeq protein was modified relative to this genomic sequence to represent the inferred CDS: substituted 1 base at 1 genomic stop codon) yields the protein MPRSTPAPDTLPPADPGEGRGRGDGAGVGRGGRLGPAXARVERCHSRRGSPSPSARRAARMRRAGPWCLLLAAACALGRPPPPRAAVRCQAAGACFSAHLADDSYAEARSACGRRRGGLAWVSGEPELRLLLGLLAEAAAGPAPSLFWVGLKRNASTCTDAGQPLRGFSWDGAGGGVAPREVPVALGRWVKEPLRSCLTARCAGLHLAAAAAPGSGPTWGWKERPCQRESQGYVCKYQYEGACPDLSPAGALDLGYRLPFEERSAGPGFSPPGTVLTVGCPGGEVRLTCQPERGGFTWKGAEEALCPCGYRSPGSGRCAEAAGCRDAAGGFACSCTPGGRPGTPCAATGAAPTIAGDPAEPRGAGVEEHSPSAPAPRGSAGPPAATAGGEKTAASSPSSSNYVFILVTVAVVVLVILVMTVLGVFKLCFNKKSEGRGDKEPPDAGSKAEMGSAEPCGAAGDD from the coding sequence ATGCCGAGGTCAACCCCGGCTCCCGATACGCTTCCTCCGGCAGACCCGGGGGAGGGCCGTGGGCGCGGGGACGGCGCTGGGGTGGGACGGGGCGGGCGGCTGGGGCCAGCCTAAGCCAGGGTCGAGCGCTGCCACAGCCGCCGGGGCAGCCCGAGCCCCTcggcccgccgcgccgccaggATGAGGCGGGCCGGGCCCTGGTGCCTGCTGCTGGCCGCGGCCTGCGCCCTgggccggcccccgccgccgcgggccgCCGTGCGCTGCCAGGCCGCCGGCGCCTGCTTCAGCGCCCACCTCGCCGACGACTCCTACGCCGAGGCCCGCAGCGCCTgcggccgccggcggggcggccTGGCCTGGGTCAGCGGCGAGCCGGAgctgcggctgctgctggggctgctggcggaggcggcggcggggcccgctCCGTCGCTGTTCTGGGTCGGGCTGAAGAGGAACGCCTCCACCTGCACCGACGCGGGGCAGCCGCTGCGCGGCTTCTCCTGGGACGGCGCCGGCGGCGGGGTGGCCCCGCGGGAGGTGCCGGTGGCGCTCGGGCGGTGGGTGAAGGAGCCCCTGCGGTCCTGCCTCACCGCCCGCTGCGCCGGGCTGCAcctggcggcggcggctgccccCGGCAGCGGCCCCACCTGGGGCTGGAAGGAGCGGCCCTGCCAGCGGGAAAGCCAGGGCTACGTCTGCAAGTACCAGTACGAAGGCGCCTGCCCCGACCTCAGCCCCGCGGGCGCCCTCGACCTCGGCTACCGCCTCCCCTTCGAGGAGCGCAGCGCCGGCCCCGGCTTCAGCCCGCCGGGCACCGTGCTCACCGTGGGGTGTCCCGGCGGGGAGGTGCGGCTCACCTGCCAGCCCGAGCGGGGCGGCTTCACCTGGAAGGGGGCGGAGGAGGCCCTCTGCCCCTGCGGCTACCGGAGCCCCGGCAGCGGGCGGTGCGCCGAGGCCGCCGGGTGCCGCGATGCCGCCGGCGGCTTCGCCTGTTCCTGCACCCCGGGCGGGCGGCCCGGGACGCCCTGCGCGGCCACGGGGGCGGCCCCCACGATCGCGGGCGACCCCGCGGAGCCCCGGGGTGCAGGGGTGGAGGAGCACAGCCCCTCCGCCCCGGCACCCCGGGGCTccgcggggccgcccgccgccaccgccggcGGGGAGAAGACAGCCGCTTCGTCGCCCTCCTCCTCCAACTATGTTTTCATCCTGGTGACGGTCGCGGTGGTGGTTCTGGTCATCCTGGTTATGACCGTCCTGGGGGTTTTCAAGCTGTGCTTCAACAAGAAATCCGAGGGTCGCGGGGACAAGGAGCCGCCGGACGCCGGCAGCAAGGCGGAGATGGGCTCCGCGGAGCCGTGCGGGGCAGCGGGCGACGACTAG